A stretch of Anaerohalosphaeraceae bacterium DNA encodes these proteins:
- the thiC gene encoding phosphomethylpyrimidine synthase ThiC, whose protein sequence is MATQLQEARAGRITEAMKIVAQKEGLRPEIVREEAAAGRLVIPANRIHLSRNLIPAGIGRTVSTKINANIGCSSVRSDLQQELEKLKIALEAGADAIMDLSTGGDLDEIRTRLLAECPVPFGTVPIYEVIVGRDVEDITPDTILKVIEKQAAQGVDFFTIHAGVLREHLELLGSRVCGIVSRGGALLAKWMLYHNRQNPLYEMFDELCAIMREYDVSFSLGDGLRPGCGADATDAAQIAELRTLGELTQRAWENGCQVMVEGPGHVPFNQIQYNMELQQQLCKGAPFYVLGPLVTDSAPGYDHITSAIGGTAAAYYGASFLCYVTPREHLGLPDVNDVRQGVIAAKIAAHAADVARGLPAAVQRDRRLSEARAALNWKEHLDNALDPKTARAMYEEACAHSRIGQEATQDDYCTMCGKPWCSLRINKEIRQLQLGKK, encoded by the coding sequence ATGGCCACACAATTGCAAGAAGCACGGGCGGGTCGGATTACCGAGGCGATGAAAATTGTCGCACAAAAAGAGGGATTGCGTCCGGAGATAGTCCGCGAGGAGGCCGCCGCCGGTCGGCTGGTAATTCCGGCCAACCGGATACATTTGTCGCGCAACCTCATCCCCGCCGGCATCGGTCGGACCGTCAGCACCAAAATCAACGCCAACATCGGATGCAGCAGCGTCCGCTCCGATTTGCAGCAGGAACTGGAGAAACTGAAGATTGCCCTCGAGGCCGGCGCTGATGCGATTATGGATTTGAGCACCGGCGGCGATTTGGATGAAATCCGCACGCGTCTTCTGGCCGAATGCCCCGTGCCGTTCGGAACCGTCCCCATTTATGAGGTTATCGTCGGCCGCGATGTGGAAGACATTACGCCCGACACCATCCTGAAGGTCATCGAAAAGCAGGCCGCCCAGGGCGTCGATTTTTTCACCATCCACGCGGGTGTCCTTCGCGAACACCTCGAACTGCTGGGCTCGCGGGTGTGCGGCATCGTCAGCCGCGGCGGAGCCCTGCTGGCCAAATGGATGCTCTATCACAACCGGCAAAATCCGCTCTATGAGATGTTTGACGAGCTGTGTGCAATCATGCGGGAGTATGATGTCAGCTTTTCGCTGGGCGACGGCCTTCGTCCGGGCTGTGGGGCCGACGCCACCGATGCGGCCCAGATTGCCGAGCTGCGGACGCTGGGCGAGCTGACCCAGCGGGCCTGGGAAAATGGCTGTCAGGTGATGGTTGAAGGGCCCGGCCACGTCCCCTTCAATCAAATCCAGTACAATATGGAGCTCCAGCAGCAGCTCTGCAAAGGGGCTCCGTTCTATGTGCTCGGCCCGCTGGTGACCGACAGTGCCCCCGGCTATGACCACATCACCAGCGCCATCGGCGGCACGGCAGCGGCCTATTACGGTGCTTCGTTTTTGTGCTACGTGACGCCGCGGGAGCATCTGGGGCTGCCGGACGTGAACGATGTGCGGCAGGGTGTCATCGCCGCCAAAATCGCCGCCCACGCCGCGGATGTGGCACGCGGGCTGCCCGCCGCCGTCCAGCGCGACCGCCGGCTCAGCGAGGCCCGCGCCGCTCTCAACTGGAAGGAGCATCTGGACAACGCCCTCGACCCCAAAACCGCACGGGCGATGTACGAGGAGGCCTGCGCTCACAGCCGCATCGGTCAGGAGGCCACGCAGGACGACTACTGCACGATGTGCGGCAAGCCCTGGTGCTCCCTGCGAATCAATAAAGAAATCCGGCAGCTTCAATTGGGAAAAAAATAG
- a CDS encoding lipid-binding SYLF domain-containing protein, translated as MRMQHCICLLAATFLAGCSASPRQPGQRETLMLDVQMAIADFKRADPTLQSYFDRSAGYAVLPKVFKGAFLVGGAYGRGMVFERGGRFLGYCDMKQATLGFSFGGEYFREIIFFRSPQDLRIFTQGNFTLSAQATATAVSVGAAAKADYQDGMAVFVLADTGLMVDVSIGGQRFEFEPAPRLMN; from the coding sequence ATGAGGATGCAGCATTGCATTTGTTTGTTAGCGGCGACTTTTCTGGCAGGATGTTCAGCCAGCCCTCGCCAGCCCGGTCAGCGGGAAACCCTGATGCTGGATGTCCAGATGGCGATAGCCGATTTCAAGCGGGCCGACCCGACGTTGCAAAGTTATTTTGACCGTTCGGCGGGCTATGCCGTTCTGCCGAAGGTTTTCAAAGGGGCCTTTCTGGTGGGCGGGGCCTACGGACGCGGGATGGTGTTTGAAAGAGGCGGACGTTTCCTCGGCTACTGCGATATGAAGCAGGCGACACTGGGGTTTTCATTCGGGGGAGAATATTTTCGGGAAATCATCTTTTTCCGGTCTCCGCAGGATTTGCGGATTTTTACGCAGGGCAATTTTACTCTGTCGGCGCAGGCGACGGCCACGGCGGTTTCGGTCGGGGCGGCGGCCAAAGCGGACTATCAGGACGGGATGGCGGTCTTTGTGCTGGCCGATACGGGGCTGATGGTGGATGTGTCTATCGGCGGACAGCGGTTTGAGTTTGAACCGGCCCCGCGATTGATGAATTAA
- a CDS encoding glycosyl hydrolase translates to MSPGVRRKVGLCFCSFLLVFSLLAVGDLTIVDGVQRYTSLSNTVVTMGGVSELHLTDASAPLVNCTVHLNSVNSFLFLHRIKPSAAVSNYLSQIRVNGQPAVLNTNVRVVQYADGAVIIPHSSAFQPLQVFTGENFTGNSAYLSQYTAYNTALLGPMASSIRSFILKRGYMVTFAQNENGTGYSKNYVAQDCDLEIGVLPTKLKDRINFVRVFPWRWVSKKGIAGNIGSNLNIKWWYNWNIDQNSTLDKEYVPIRQTRWWPGLSQDWQARGACHLLGYNEPDSASQSNIAVGDAIWSWPDLLATGLRVGSPATTDGGRSSWLYPFIQQADASDLRVDFVAIHYYWCYDPANPTGAANQMYNFLKEVYDRTGRPIWVTEWNNGANWTGCADPTYAQQAAAVSAMVDMLENAPFVERYALYNWVEDVRRVEWDDGSLTQAGTVYRDKPSSIGYRQEVPGSGKCAIALYKFQDNFRDTSGNGNNPLVYGAPKRIAGYNGNSLWLDGVDDYLMLPTNLGQCTNFTFAAWVFWDGGGAWQRIFDFGNDTNQYMFLTPSSGSGTFRFAIKNGGSEQIVQSSALPVGQWTHVAVTLSGTTAVLYINGTAVASNASVTIAPSAFAPRCNYIGKSQFSADPLFAGQIDEVYFLDSALSAAQISDLMNNRYYPEPLLSHGQPTSAGSYQTGNLPANANDGDVLGTRWTAADAAYPQWWSVDLGSVQPIRKAVIHWYGGTSRSYKYRIEISNDNVNYSTLVDQTARTAVGTSIDTFSANARYVRVTVTGVSPSGGWAGFWECQIFGPAPSAPAAPTNLTATAVSRSQINLAWNASQGASNYTVYRSLTSGGPYTAIATTTQTSFSNTGLSASTTYYYVVRANNAYGQSPPSNQASARTRSR, encoded by the coding sequence ATGTCCCCCGGTGTGAGACGAAAGGTTGGATTGTGTTTTTGTTCTTTTCTTTTGGTGTTTTCTCTCCTGGCTGTCGGGGACCTTACGATTGTGGATGGCGTGCAGCGCTACACGTCTCTGAGCAATACGGTTGTTACGATGGGAGGGGTTTCGGAACTGCATCTGACGGACGCGTCGGCGCCTCTGGTCAACTGCACCGTTCATCTGAACTCCGTCAATTCTTTTTTGTTTCTGCACAGGATTAAACCTTCTGCCGCGGTTTCGAATTATCTGAGCCAAATTCGTGTGAACGGTCAGCCGGCCGTTCTGAATACGAATGTCCGCGTGGTTCAATATGCGGACGGAGCGGTGATTATCCCTCATTCGTCTGCTTTTCAGCCGCTGCAGGTCTTTACGGGCGAAAACTTTACCGGCAATTCCGCCTATTTGAGTCAATATACTGCCTACAATACCGCTCTGCTGGGGCCGATGGCCTCTTCGATTCGTTCGTTCATTCTGAAGAGGGGGTATATGGTGACGTTCGCGCAGAATGAAAACGGAACGGGCTACAGCAAGAATTATGTGGCGCAGGACTGTGATTTGGAAATTGGAGTTCTGCCGACCAAACTGAAAGACCGCATCAATTTTGTACGGGTGTTCCCATGGCGATGGGTCAGCAAAAAAGGAATTGCCGGCAACATCGGCTCCAATCTGAATATCAAATGGTGGTACAACTGGAATATTGACCAGAACTCTACCCTGGACAAGGAATATGTTCCGATTCGTCAAACCCGCTGGTGGCCGGGATTGTCTCAGGACTGGCAGGCCCGCGGAGCCTGTCATCTGCTCGGATACAATGAACCGGACAGCGCCAGCCAGTCGAATATTGCGGTGGGGGATGCGATCTGGTCCTGGCCGGATTTGCTGGCGACGGGGCTTCGGGTCGGTTCTCCGGCGACGACAGACGGCGGACGCAGCAGCTGGCTGTATCCGTTTATTCAGCAGGCGGATGCTTCGGACCTTCGTGTGGATTTTGTGGCGATTCACTATTACTGGTGCTATGACCCGGCCAATCCGACGGGGGCGGCCAATCAGATGTATAATTTTCTCAAAGAGGTGTATGACCGGACGGGCAGGCCGATTTGGGTGACGGAATGGAATAACGGAGCCAACTGGACCGGCTGTGCCGACCCCACCTATGCCCAGCAGGCGGCGGCGGTTTCGGCGATGGTGGATATGCTGGAAAATGCCCCGTTTGTGGAACGGTATGCCCTTTATAACTGGGTGGAAGACGTCCGGCGGGTTGAGTGGGATGACGGTTCCCTCACCCAAGCCGGCACGGTATATCGGGATAAGCCCTCTTCCATCGGCTATCGGCAGGAAGTGCCCGGCTCCGGCAAGTGTGCCATTGCCCTCTATAAGTTTCAGGATAACTTCCGGGATACATCCGGCAACGGGAACAACCCTCTGGTGTACGGAGCCCCCAAACGGATAGCGGGGTACAACGGGAACAGTTTGTGGCTGGACGGGGTTGATGATTATCTGATGCTTCCGACCAACCTGGGCCAATGCACGAACTTTACGTTTGCGGCCTGGGTTTTCTGGGACGGCGGCGGGGCCTGGCAGCGCATTTTTGATTTCGGGAATGATACGAATCAATATATGTTTCTGACGCCCTCCTCCGGCAGCGGCACCTTTCGATTTGCCATCAAGAACGGAGGCAGCGAACAGATTGTCCAAAGTTCCGCTCTTCCAGTCGGGCAGTGGACCCATGTAGCCGTGACCCTCAGCGGAACAACGGCCGTGCTGTATATAAACGGTACAGCTGTCGCCTCGAATGCTTCCGTAACCATTGCACCGTCCGCTTTTGCACCCCGGTGCAACTATATCGGCAAAAGCCAGTTCAGCGCCGACCCGCTGTTTGCCGGACAAATTGACGAAGTTTACTTTCTGGATTCGGCTCTGAGCGCTGCACAGATTTCGGACCTGATGAATAACCGGTATTATCCAGAGCCGCTTTTGTCACATGGGCAGCCGACGTCTGCCGGCTCGTACCAGACGGGGAATCTTCCTGCCAATGCAAATGACGGAGATGTATTAGGCACACGCTGGACGGCGGCGGACGCCGCCTATCCGCAATGGTGGTCTGTGGACCTGGGCAGCGTTCAGCCGATTCGGAAGGCTGTTATTCACTGGTATGGAGGGACAAGCCGTTCGTATAAATACCGCATCGAAATCAGCAATGACAATGTGAATTACAGCACTCTGGTGGACCAGACAGCACGAACAGCCGTCGGAACGAGTATCGATACATTCAGTGCAAATGCCCGGTATGTTCGGGTCACAGTTACCGGGGTCAGTCCTTCCGGCGGATGGGCGGGTTTCTGGGAGTGTCAGATTTTCGGGCCGGCTCCTTCCGCTCCCGCCGCACCAACTAATCTGACGGCAACGGCTGTGAGTCGAAGCCAGATTAACCTTGCCTGGAATGCCTCCCAGGGTGCCAGTAACTACACGGTCTATCGTTCTCTCACCAGCGGCGGTCCCTATACGGCGATTGCCACGACGACCCAAACCAGTTTCAGCAACACCGGATTAAGCGCCTCGACGACCTATTATTATGTGGTCCGGGCGAATAATGCGTATGGTCAGTCTCCGCCTTCCAATCAGGCATCAGCCCGAACGCGGTCTCGGTAA
- the hpt gene encoding hypoxanthine phosphoribosyltransferase → MTAQDSKPYERILVSAEQLAHTVERLASELNAAFTDTDEVLALVILEGARIFASDLLGQVRFPVQVEYLSASSYRGTTQSSGSVRLKGHLELADKLCGRKVLLIDDIYDTGLTLAAVQEWLGTCGPADVKTCVLLEKQIAHTKQIPIDFLGLTIEDCFVIGYGLDYQGRFRDLPFIAVLAL, encoded by the coding sequence GTGACCGCTCAGGATTCCAAACCCTACGAGCGTATCCTTGTCTCCGCCGAACAGCTGGCCCATACTGTCGAGCGTCTGGCCTCCGAGTTAAATGCCGCCTTTACGGATACCGACGAGGTTTTGGCTCTGGTGATTCTCGAAGGGGCTCGAATCTTTGCTTCGGATTTGCTGGGGCAGGTTCGTTTTCCCGTGCAGGTGGAGTACCTCAGCGCCTCCAGTTATCGGGGCACCACGCAGTCCAGCGGCAGTGTCCGGCTGAAGGGGCATCTGGAACTGGCCGACAAACTTTGCGGCAGAAAGGTTCTTCTGATTGATGACATTTACGACACGGGTCTGACGCTGGCGGCTGTTCAGGAGTGGCTGGGCACCTGCGGGCCCGCCGATGTGAAAACCTGTGTCCTCCTCGAAAAGCAAATCGCCCATACCAAACAGATACCGATTGATTTTCTCGGTTTGACAATTGAGGACTGTTTTGTCATCGGCTACGGGCTGGACTATCAGGGCCGCTTCCGCGACCTGCCCTTCATCGCCGTCCTGGCTCTTTAA
- a CDS encoding Xaa-Pro peptidase family protein: MDKKLIQNRLKQLRTFLREKNLDALVLTKVENVRYITNFSGHDSWVLVTDRAPILLTDSRYTEQAIGECLGCRIVERKKTITEALAEEVKRHGKIRRLAVEKTISVGTLLRIRKALHPLGAAVVCADGAVEQIRLTKTPAEIQTIRRAAQIAWECLDAALRALRTGMTEQQLTAHLEYEMRMRGVRPGFDTIIAFGPNGSRNHHQPTGRKLRAQDTILIDFGVSVSGYTCDITRSFGWGGVSGAYRRAWEAVYAAQQAAIAKLRDGVPAVEVDAAAREAIQQSGFPVYGHGTGHGLGLEVHEMPYLTPLDKKTRLKAGQVITIEPGIYLPGRFGIRLEDDVLITKTGAEVLTTDRKTGYSCGSLQILKGRP, from the coding sequence ATGGACAAAAAACTGATTCAAAATCGTCTCAAACAGCTTCGCACGTTTCTGCGGGAGAAGAACCTGGATGCTTTGGTCCTGACCAAGGTCGAGAACGTCCGATATATCACCAATTTTTCCGGACACGACAGCTGGGTTTTGGTCACGGACAGGGCCCCGATTCTGCTGACCGACAGCCGCTATACGGAGCAGGCAATCGGGGAATGTCTGGGCTGCCGAATTGTCGAGCGGAAAAAGACCATCACGGAGGCCCTGGCCGAGGAGGTCAAGCGGCACGGCAAAATCCGCCGGCTGGCCGTGGAAAAAACCATTTCCGTCGGGACGCTGCTGCGCATCCGCAAGGCGCTTCATCCGCTCGGGGCCGCTGTGGTCTGCGCCGACGGCGCCGTCGAGCAGATTCGCCTGACAAAAACGCCCGCCGAAATCCAAACCATCCGCAGGGCCGCACAAATCGCCTGGGAGTGCCTCGATGCGGCCCTCAGGGCCCTGCGAACGGGAATGACCGAACAGCAGCTGACGGCGCATCTGGAATACGAAATGCGCATGCGCGGCGTCCGGCCCGGTTTTGACACCATCATTGCCTTCGGCCCCAACGGCTCCCGCAACCATCACCAGCCCACCGGACGCAAACTCCGTGCACAGGATACCATCCTGATTGACTTCGGCGTCAGCGTCAGCGGCTACACCTGCGACATCACCCGCAGTTTCGGCTGGGGCGGGGTTTCCGGTGCGTATCGGCGGGCCTGGGAGGCCGTCTATGCCGCCCAGCAGGCCGCCATCGCCAAACTTCGTGACGGCGTCCCGGCGGTGGAGGTAGATGCCGCCGCTCGGGAGGCGATTCAGCAGTCCGGCTTCCCTGTGTACGGCCACGGTACCGGCCACGGACTGGGGCTGGAGGTGCACGAGATGCCGTATCTGACGCCGCTGGACAAGAAAACACGCCTCAAAGCCGGACAGGTCATCACGATTGAACCCGGCATTTATCTGCCCGGACGGTTCGGCATTCGTCTGGAGGATGATGTGCTGATTACCAAGACCGGCGCGGAAGTCCTCACCACGGACCGAAAAACCGGATACAGCTGCGGCTCGCTGCAGATTCTGAAAGGCCGACCGTGA
- a CDS encoding right-handed parallel beta-helix repeat-containing protein, with the protein MKQQKTQIRLLAFASVLFLTVGTALYAQEPEQKDVNLESAKRWQETMEQFRRQDALNSFPSDAVLFVGSSSIARWPTHTCFPEFPVINRGFGGSIYSDITHHAQTVIFPYNPRLLVLYSGDNDPFWGKTPEQIFEDVRQLLALIRTRLPQNPVILMAVKLSPARIERAADYLRFNAMLRTLAQSDERLFFFDSASVLLNSEGQPDPQYFTDDNLHLNEKGYQVWSDALRPLIAHLLTRPNEQTLYVSPTGNDTAPGTFEAPVRTLERALEWLRQTPKNRPRTVILRGGQYPRTQPLVLKPDHSGTADSPVTFRAYENEKPLLTGGRPIVGWQPHNERIWKAEIPEVKAGKWSFTQLFVNGRRRMRARTPNEGFFRVAGFPDEGHQKPYNTPSRCFAFRPGDLDPTWTNLKDVEVIVFHFWTDTHLPIESIDADKHIVTFSFPSGKRFTDDFTQEGARYIVENVREALDAPGEWYLDRTTGTLYYWPMPDENLPEAQVIAPAAPALLRLEGDPLARRYVEHIRFEGLHFAHTQWSLPPGNCNNDQASASVPAAVSLTGAQHIRFERCTFGRLGTYAVEFLDGCRNNSFTQNRIFDVAAGGIRITGGEAHAHPLLRTGGHTIADNRIGPYGLGFYSAVGILLMHTDNNTVEHNEIHHGYYTGISVGWSWGYQRSVSRDNRIAYNHIHHIGQGLLSDMGGIYTLGVSPGTVLLGNRIHDIDANRYGGWGIYNDEGSSHILIEDNLVYNTEFAGYNIHYAKEITVRNNIFAFGRLHQLSRGVVEPHISCFFERNIVYYETGTLFDGNWNDKPYEFYYRPSAPAEKTDSTFEMDWNLYFNPNQPLEQVQFGGRTFEEWKKAGKDLHSRWADPLFVDAKAGDFRLRPDCPAFELGFRPIDPDRAGPRRSVPEAD; encoded by the coding sequence ATGAAACAGCAAAAAACGCAGATTCGGCTCTTGGCTTTCGCATCGGTACTCTTTTTGACTGTCGGTACCGCACTTTATGCGCAGGAACCCGAACAAAAGGATGTCAATCTCGAATCCGCCAAGCGATGGCAGGAGACGATGGAGCAGTTCCGCCGTCAGGATGCCCTCAATTCTTTTCCCTCCGATGCCGTGCTCTTTGTCGGCAGCTCCAGCATCGCCCGCTGGCCGACGCATACCTGCTTCCCCGAATTTCCCGTCATCAACCGCGGCTTCGGCGGCTCCATTTATTCCGACATTACCCACCACGCCCAGACCGTGATTTTTCCGTACAATCCGCGTCTGCTGGTCCTCTACTCCGGCGACAATGACCCGTTCTGGGGCAAGACCCCCGAACAAATCTTTGAGGATGTCCGACAGCTGCTGGCCCTGATTCGAACACGTCTGCCGCAAAACCCCGTCATCCTGATGGCCGTCAAACTCAGCCCCGCCCGCATCGAACGCGCCGCCGACTATCTCCGCTTCAATGCCATGCTCCGCACGCTCGCCCAGTCCGATGAGCGGCTTTTCTTTTTTGATTCGGCCTCGGTTCTGCTCAACAGCGAAGGCCAACCCGACCCGCAATACTTCACCGATGATAACCTGCACTTAAATGAAAAAGGATATCAGGTTTGGTCGGATGCCCTTCGGCCGCTCATCGCCCATTTGCTCACGCGGCCAAACGAACAAACCCTGTACGTCTCGCCGACCGGCAATGACACGGCGCCGGGCACCTTCGAGGCACCGGTGCGGACCCTCGAACGCGCCCTCGAATGGCTTCGTCAAACCCCGAAAAATCGGCCCCGGACCGTCATCCTGCGCGGCGGACAATATCCCCGCACCCAGCCGCTGGTCCTCAAGCCCGACCACTCCGGAACAGCCGACAGCCCCGTCACATTTCGCGCTTATGAAAACGAAAAACCCCTCCTGACCGGCGGCCGTCCGATTGTCGGCTGGCAGCCGCACAACGAACGCATCTGGAAGGCGGAAATCCCCGAAGTCAAGGCAGGCAAGTGGTCCTTCACCCAGCTGTTTGTCAACGGCCGCCGACGGATGCGGGCCCGCACCCCCAACGAAGGCTTCTTCCGCGTGGCCGGCTTTCCCGACGAGGGCCATCAGAAACCCTACAATACCCCTTCGCGCTGCTTTGCCTTTCGGCCCGGCGATCTCGACCCCACCTGGACAAACCTGAAAGATGTTGAAGTCATCGTCTTTCACTTTTGGACCGACACCCACCTGCCGATTGAATCCATCGACGCCGACAAACATATCGTGACCTTTTCGTTCCCCTCCGGAAAACGCTTCACGGATGATTTCACGCAGGAAGGGGCCCGCTACATCGTCGAAAACGTCCGGGAAGCCCTCGATGCCCCCGGCGAATGGTACCTGGACCGCACAACCGGCACGCTGTATTATTGGCCGATGCCGGATGAGAACCTGCCCGAGGCTCAGGTGATTGCACCGGCGGCGCCGGCCCTGCTGCGGCTCGAAGGAGACCCCCTCGCCCGCCGATATGTCGAACACATCCGCTTCGAGGGGCTTCATTTTGCCCACACCCAGTGGTCCCTGCCGCCCGGTAACTGCAACAACGATCAGGCCTCCGCCTCTGTTCCGGCCGCCGTATCCTTAACCGGCGCCCAACACATCCGGTTTGAACGCTGCACGTTCGGACGGCTGGGAACCTATGCCGTCGAATTCCTCGACGGCTGCCGGAACAACTCCTTTACGCAAAACCGGATTTTTGATGTCGCCGCCGGCGGAATCCGCATCACCGGCGGAGAGGCACACGCCCACCCGCTCCTGCGCACCGGCGGCCATACCATCGCCGACAACCGAATCGGCCCCTACGGGCTGGGCTTTTATTCGGCCGTCGGCATCCTCCTGATGCATACCGACAACAACACCGTCGAGCACAACGAAATTCATCACGGCTATTATACCGGCATCTCCGTCGGCTGGAGCTGGGGCTATCAGCGCAGCGTCAGCCGCGACAACCGCATCGCTTACAACCACATCCACCACATCGGCCAGGGCCTCCTGTCCGACATGGGCGGCATCTACACCCTCGGCGTCTCGCCGGGCACCGTCCTGCTCGGCAACCGCATCCACGACATCGACGCCAACCGATACGGCGGATGGGGCATTTACAATGACGAGGGCTCCAGCCACATCCTCATCGAGGACAATCTCGTCTATAACACCGAGTTCGCCGGCTACAACATCCACTACGCCAAGGAAATCACCGTCCGCAACAACATCTTTGCTTTCGGACGGCTTCACCAGCTCAGCCGCGGCGTCGTCGAGCCCCACATCAGCTGCTTTTTTGAACGCAATATCGTCTATTATGAAACCGGGACTCTTTTCGACGGAAACTGGAACGACAAACCCTACGAATTTTATTATCGCCCCAGTGCGCCGGCGGAAAAAACAGACAGTACCTTTGAGATGGACTGGAATCTCTATTTCAATCCGAACCAGCCTCTTGAGCAGGTGCAATTCGGCGGCCGAACCTTTGAAGAATGGAAAAAGGCCGGCAAAGACCTCCATTCCCGCTGGGCCGACCCGCTGTTTGTTGATGCCAAAGCCGGAGATTTCCGCCTGCGTCCGGACTGTCCGGCCTTTGAACTCGGATTTCGGCCGATTGACCCCGACCGCGCCGGCCCGCGCCGCAGCGTCCCTGAGGCGGACTAA
- the rfaD gene encoding ADP-glyceromanno-heptose 6-epimerase: protein MIIVTGGAGFIGSAIVAALNQRGIEDILIVDELGNDEKWKNLRNLRFADYLELDDFSDTVTNSDEPWQVEAVFHMGACSDTTETDATYLVKNNYEFSKLLCNWALSINTRFIYASSAATYGDGSQGFSDDEDKIELLRPLNMYGYSKQMFDLWLKRQGLLDQVVGLKYFNVFGPNEYHKGDMRSFVHKAFEQIRDTGRVKLFKSHRPDYGDGQQQRDFIYIKDAVEMTLFFAEHPEANGLYNIGTGRARTWNDLARAVFDAMGKEVRIDYIPMPELLQPKYQYFTQADISKLRAAGCKTPITPLEEAVREYVQDYLLKDRYLGA from the coding sequence ATGATTATTGTAACAGGCGGGGCGGGCTTTATCGGCTCGGCCATTGTAGCCGCTCTCAATCAGCGCGGCATCGAAGATATCCTCATCGTCGATGAGCTCGGCAATGATGAAAAGTGGAAAAACCTCCGCAATCTCCGCTTTGCCGACTACCTCGAACTGGATGACTTCAGCGACACCGTTACCAACTCCGACGAGCCCTGGCAGGTGGAGGCCGTTTTTCATATGGGCGCCTGCTCCGACACCACCGAAACCGACGCCACCTACCTGGTCAAAAACAACTACGAATTCTCCAAGCTCCTGTGCAACTGGGCCCTGTCCATCAACACCCGCTTTATCTACGCCTCCAGCGCCGCCACCTACGGCGACGGCTCGCAGGGCTTTTCCGACGACGAAGACAAAATCGAGCTCCTCCGCCCGCTGAACATGTACGGCTACAGCAAGCAGATGTTTGACCTCTGGCTGAAGCGTCAGGGGCTGCTTGATCAGGTCGTCGGCCTCAAATACTTCAACGTCTTCGGCCCCAACGAATACCACAAGGGCGATATGCGCAGCTTCGTCCATAAGGCCTTCGAGCAGATTCGCGACACCGGCAGGGTCAAACTCTTCAAATCCCACCGGCCCGATTACGGCGACGGCCAGCAGCAGCGCGACTTCATCTATATCAAGGACGCCGTCGAAATGACCCTCTTTTTCGCCGAGCACCCCGAAGCCAACGGCCTCTACAACATCGGCACCGGCCGAGCCCGCACCTGGAACGACCTGGCCCGCGCCGTCTTCGACGCCATGGGCAAAGAAGTCCGCATCGACTACATCCCGATGCCCGAATTGCTCCAGCCCAAATACCAGTACTTCACACAGGCCGATATTTCCAAACTCCGCGCCGCCGGCTGCAAAACCCCCATTACACCGCTCGAAGAAGCCGTCCGCGAATACGTTCAGGATTATCTGCTCAAAGACCGCTACCTCGGCGCCTGA
- a CDS encoding zf-HC2 domain-containing protein — protein sequence MNHKHIQDNLAAYVLGELDSAAAEPIRTHLSDCADCRRAVEQMQNVLRTAEQLKSEPLDASLPALARRRLDETLRRLPSSTLSGRLSHPLLRYAAAAVILAGALLALHILGPQTLPDRRTMTVDAQRTAGAEESASTLRTELEQAAQAFQKRDIRTLARLLESEHEPTRLAAADYLAQIGDASVLPALDTLARRWTGPGENPYAKAAQTIRSRPAEPTD from the coding sequence ATGAACCATAAACACATTCAGGACAATCTGGCTGCGTATGTCTTGGGCGAACTGGACAGCGCCGCCGCCGAACCAATCCGCACCCATCTGTCCGACTGCGCCGACTGCCGCCGAGCCGTCGAGCAGATGCAGAACGTCCTCCGCACCGCCGAACAGCTGAAATCCGAGCCCCTTGATGCATCGCTTCCCGCCCTGGCCCGCCGCCGTCTGGATGAAACCCTCCGCCGCCTTCCGTCCTCCACCTTGTCCGGCCGGCTGTCCCATCCCCTCCTCCGCTATGCGGCGGCGGCCGTCATTTTAGCCGGCGCCCTGCTGGCCCTGCATATCCTCGGTCCTCAAACGCTGCCCGACCGCCGCACAATGACCGTCGATGCGCAGCGGACCGCCGGCGCGGAAGAGTCCGCCAGCACCCTCCGGACTGAACTCGAACAAGCCGCACAGGCCTTTCAAAAACGCGACATCCGGACGCTGGCCCGGCTCCTCGAGTCTGAACATGAGCCGACCCGCCTGGCCGCCGCCGACTACCTGGCCCAAATCGGCGATGCCTCCGTCCTGCCCGCTCTCGATACCCTTGCCCGCCGATGGACCGGCCCCGGCGAAAATCCCTACGCCAAAGCCGCCCAGACAATCCGAAGCCGCCCGGCCGAGCCGACCGACTGA